The sequence below is a genomic window from Mycobacteriales bacterium.
GCCAGCACCATCGCGGCCTCGCCGATCTCACGCCCGGTGCGGTCGCCCAGCGTCCGCGTCAGGCCGGCGAGCGACACGCCGCTGAGGTCGCCGACCAGGCCGAGCCGACGGTACGCCGAAAGCGCGTTCGGGCTGGCGAAGGTCACGACACCGTCGGCATCGAGACGGATCAGACCGTCGCCCACTCGCGGCCCGCCGTCGGATGCCGCGTCACCGGGGTACGGCCAGCGACCCTCGGCGAGCATCTGGGCGAGCTCGTTCGCGCTGCGCAGGTAGGCGATCTCGAGCCGGCTGGGGGTTCGAGCCGCGGCGAGGTTGGTCGCCCGCGTCACCACCGCGACGATCCGCCCGCCGGCAGGGACCGGAAGCGCCTCCTCGCGCACCGGCACACCGGCGACCCAGACCGGGTCCTCCTCGCGGCAGATCCGCCCCTCGGCCAGGGCGGTGGCGAGCTGCCGGCGCTGGCTCGCGCTGACGCTCGTCCCGACCAGGTCGTCCTGGTACGCGGTCGGACCCGTGAGTGGCCGCATCTGGGCGACCACGACGAACCGCTCGGCGCTGCGGTCGGGAACGAAGAGAACGAGGTCGGCAAAGGACAGGTCCGCGAGCAGCTGCCAGTCGCCGACCAACCGGTGCAAGGCGTCCACGCGGGCGCGCTCGATGCCCGCCGCTGATTCGCCCGGGTCGAGGGCGAGCGGCGCAGCCGCCAGCAGCTCGTCCATGGTCGGCACCGAACCAGGCTAGGTGGCGCGGCGGCGATATCCCCTTGCCCCCGCAGGGACGGCGCGGCACGGTAGCCGCGTGGAGGATCCCGCCGCGCTGCTCGCCGCGTACGACGACGAGCTGCGCACCGACGCGGAGACCCCGAGCGCGGTCGCCGTGGCGGTGCACGGCCCGCTTCGCCTGGTGACGTTTGCCGGTGGACGCGGGTTCGTCACCTACCGGGACCTCAACGGTGCCGATGAAGCGGGCATCAGGACCCTCGTTCGCGGCGCGCTCGAGCACTTCGCGGCTGATCCGGAGATCGACCGGGTCGAGTGGAAGACCCGCGGGCACGACCGCGCTCCGGGCCTCCACGACGCTCTCGTGGACCGCGGGTTCGTCCCCGAGGAACCCGAGTCGATCATGATCGGCGAGGCGAGCGCACTGGCGGCCGACGTCCGGCTTCCACCCGGGGTCACGACCCGCCGGATCAGCGAAGCGGCCGACGTGCGCGCGATGAGCGCGATGGCGGACGAGGTGTTCGGCGACCCCGTCTCGGATGCCATGGCGGACGCGTTGCTGCGCCGGCTGTCCTTCGACGACGGGATGGAACTCTGGGTCGCAGAGGCCGAGGGCACGATGATCGCCGCCGGCCGGCTCGAACCCGTCCCCGGCACCCGGTTCGCCGGCATCTGGGGTGGTGCCACCCGCGAGGAGTGGCGAGGGCGCGGCATCTACCGCGCGTTGACCGCCAACCGGGCTCGATCAGCGCTGCGGGTGGGCAAGACCCTGATTCACAGCGACTCGACGGAGTACTCGCGCCCGATCCTCGAACGCTCAGGGCTGATCAAGGTGTCGACGACGACGCCGTACCACTGGCGGCGTTGATCAGGCGACGAGGCCGACCCGTCGCAGCTCGACCGTGAGGTCGTGCGGGTTGGTCGACGCGATCATCGCGGCGTCGAGGGTGATCACGCCGTCGCGGATCAACGACACCAGGTGCTGGTCGAAGGTCTGCATGCCGTAGTACGAGCCTTCGGCGATGAGGCCGTTGATGCCCGAGGTCTTCTCCGGGTCGACGATCGCGTCCGCGACCCGCCCGGTGTTGATGCAGACCTCCATGGCGACGCAACGGCCTTCGCCGTCGGCGCGCGGCACTAGCCGCTGGCAGATGATTCCGCGCAGCGCTCCGGCGAGCGACATCCGGATCTGCTTCTGCTCGTGCGGCGGGAAGAAGTCGACAACGCGGCTGATCGTCTCCTGCGCGTCGGTGGTGTGCAGCGTGGACATGACGAAGTGGCCCGTCTCGGATGCGGCCAGCGCGGCCTTGACCGTCTCCTGGTCACGCATCTCGCCGACGAGGATGACATCGGGGTCCTGCCGCATCGCGGCACGTAGGGCGACCACGAAGTCCTCGGTGTCGACGCGAACCTCGCGCTGGTTGATCATGGCCAGCTTGTCGAAGTGCAGGACCTCGATCGGGTCCTCGATCGTGACGCAGTGGACCTCGCGGTTGACGTTGATGTGGTCGATCATGCCGGCGAGCGTCGTGGTCTTGCCCGAGCCGGTCGGGCCGGTGACGAGCACCAACCCGCGGGGCTCGAGCGCGAGCGTCTCGAGGACGACCGGAAGGCCGAGGTCGGCGAGGGGGATGGCGCCGACCGAGACCCTGCGGAAGACCAGGCCGGCCGAGCCTCGCGAGCGGAAGGCGTTGACCCGGAACCGTCCGACTCCGGACAGCGAATAGGCGAAGTCCGCCTCGTTCGTCCGGTCGAACTCCTCCACGAGGTCCTCCCGCAACACCTCGTGAACCATCTGCTCGGTGTCCGCCGACGTGAGGTCGCGGGTCTCGAGCTTGCGCAGCCGCCCATCGATGCGGACCCGGGGCGGTGAGCCGACCTTGCAGTGCAGGTCGGAGCCGCCGCACTCCACCAGGGCTCGCAGGAACGGCTCGATCATCAACGACGTCACCTGGTGTGCTTCGGCGGATTCAGTCCCTACCTTGACCTTCGCGCACGCTCCGGCGCCGCGTGCGGGCGGTTCGCCCCCGCCGCCCGCGCACATCACCCGAACGGCTCAGCGGCCGGCCCACCACGACGCTTCGCCGGCGCTCAGCCGATGACGGCGATGACATCGCCTTCCTGGACCACCTGACCCTCGGTGACCCGAAGCTCGACCAGAGTTCCCGAGTCCTCGGCGAGGACGGGGATCTCCATCTTCATCGACTCGAGGATCACGATGGTGTCGCCCTCGTCGATCGGGTCGCCGGCGTTCGCGACCACCTTCCAGACGTTGGCCACCATCTCGGCCAGCACTTCTGCCACTGCCACCTCCCGGAGCGTGGGTCTATCGAACCATCGACGCGATCCGGCTCAGCGACCGGTCCAGCGTGGCGCGCGTTTGTCGAAGAACGCCGCGATGCCCTCCGCCGCGTCCGCGGTGGTGGTGAGAAGCGACAGCTGCGCCTGCATCGCCTCGAGCGCCACCGGCAGGCCGGCAGTCTCGCTCGCCGCCACCCAGGCCGCCTTGCCCAGCCGCACGGCGACCGGCGGCGCGCCCGCGAGCTTCTCGACGTACCGCTCGACATCGGTGTCGAAGCTCTCGTCGGGGAAGACGCGTGAGACCAGGCCGTAGTGGTACGCCGTCTCGGCGTCGAACCGTTCGCCGGTCAGCATCCGGTCCATCGCATGCTTGGGCGACATGTGTCGCGCGAGCAGCGCGCTCACCATGAACGGCCAGAGGCCACGGTCGACCTCCGGCAGCCCGAAGCTCGCGCTGCGCCGAGCGAGGACGACGTCGCAGGCGAGCGCCAAGCCGACGCCGCCGGCCAGGCAGATCCCCTGCACGCGGGCGACGACCGGCACCGGGCACTCGCGCATCGCAACGACGAGCTGGGCCAGCAGACCACGACCGTCGTGGCGTTCCAACCCGGTCGCGTCATCGGCCATGACCGCGAGATCGGCACCGGCGCAGAAAACCCGCTCACCGGCGGACGCGATCACGACGACACGGGTCTCCGTGTCGGCGGCGGCTTCGCGCACCGCGTCGAGCAGGGCCTGCAGCACCGCCGCGGACAGCGCGTTGCGGGCATCCTCACGGTTGATCGTCACGTGTGCCACACCGCCGACGCGGCTCACCTCGACCTCGGTCACGACCGCATTCTCTCGATCAGCCCGGTGTCGTAGTCGCCCGAGCGGAAGGCCGGGTCGGCGAGCAGCTCGGTGAAGAAGGGAAGGTTGGTCTTGATCCCCTCGATCCGGAACTGGCTCACCGCGGCCCGCGCCCGTTCGAGCGCCTGCGCTCGGTCGGCTCCCCAGACACACAGCTTGGCGAGCAGCGGGTCGTAGTACGGCGTCACCGTCGTCCCAGCGGCGTACCCGGCGTCGACCCGCACGCCGTCTCCCTCGGGTTCGTCCCAGACGCGAACCTCCCCTGGCGAGGGAAGGAACCGCACCGGGTCCTCGGCGTACACCCGCAGCTCGAGGGCGTGCCCGTCGCTGCGGATGTCGGTGAGATCGGCGGCCGGCGGATCACCGGCGGCGATCCGCAGCTGCTCCTCGACGAGATCGATGCCGCTGACCAGCTCGGTCACCGGATGCTCCACCTGCAGGCGGGTGTTCATCTCGAGGAACACGTAGTCCTGGCCGGCCGGGTCGACCAGGCACTCGATGGTGCCGGCGTTGCGGTAGCCGACCGCCTCGCCGGCGAGCACGGCTCCCGTGAGCATGCGGCGCCGCAGCTCGGCGGAGACCCCGGGCGACGGGGTCTCCTCGGCCACCTTCTGGTGCCGTCGCTGCACGGAGCAGTCGCGCTCGCCGATCGCGACGACCCTTCCGTCGGCCAGGCCCAGCACCTGGACCTCGACATGGCGGGCGTTGACGATGAAGCGCTCGAGCAGGATCGACGGGGATCCGAAGAAGCGTTCGGCCCGGCTGCGAGCGGTCTCGAACGCGGCGCGCAAGCCCTCGTCATCGGTCGCGACGCCCATGCCGATGCCCCCGCCGCCGGCCGAGGCTTTCACCATGAGCGGGTAGCCGATCTCGTGCGCGGCTTCGAGCGCCGCCTTGATGGTGTCGACCGGTGCAGCGGTGCCGGCGGCGACCGGCACCCCGGCCGCGGCCATCAGGTTGCGGGCGCTGATCTTGTCGCCCATCGCCCGGATCGCCTCCGGCGGTGGGCCGACCCATCCGATCCCGGCGGCAAGAACGGCCTCGGCGAACTCGGCGCTCTCGGCGAGGAAGCCGTAGCCGGGATGGATCGCCTCCGCCGCCGTACGGCGAGCCGCCTCGAGGATCTTGTCCACGGCGAGATAGGACTCGGCCGGCGGGGCCGGGCCGAGCAGCACCGCCTCATCCGCCTCACGGACGAACGGCAGCGCGGCGTCGACCTCGGAATGCACCGCAATCGTGCGCAGACCCATCGATCGGGCGGTCCGCATGACCCGGCGGGCGATCTCGCCGCGATTCGCGACCAGGAGCGACTCGAACACGGCGGCACACTAGCGGCCCGGGGCCCGGAGGTCGTCATCGTGGTCGGCGCAGCGGCCTTTTCCCGGCCAGCGGCGCCGGCCTGCGGCGGCGGCTACGCGCTGCTACTCGGCTGCTACTCGGCGCGGTACTCGACGGTCGAGATCTCCAGCCGGACCTCTTCGAGCTTGACCCGGATCCGCTGCTTGAGGTGCTCCGGCGCGAGGTCGCTGCCGCAACAGCGCGCCACCAGCGCCTTGACCTCCTGCTCGATGCCGAACTCGCGCAGGCACGGCCCGCACTCGTCCAGGTGCTCGCGCACCTCGGCCTTCGCGGAGTCGCCGATCTCGCCGTCGAGGTAAAGGTAGACCTGACGGATCACCTCGACGCAGTCCACCTCGTGGGGATTGCCGCAGCTCATGTCGGGCTCCCTGCTTCGGGACGCACGTACCCCCGGTCCACCGCGTAGTGCTCGAG
It includes:
- a CDS encoding sensor histidine kinase, with product MDELLAAAPLALDPGESAAGIERARVDALHRLVGDWQLLADLSFADLVLFVPDRSAERFVVVAQMRPLTGPTAYQDDLVGTSVSASQRRQLATALAEGRICREEDPVWVAGVPVREEALPVPAGGRIVAVVTRATNLAAARTPSRLEIAYLRSANELAQMLAEGRWPYPGDAASDGGPRVGDGLIRLDADGVVTFASPNALSAYRRLGLVGDLSGVSLAGLTRTLGDRTGREIGEAAMVLARGSASGSAELAVGDAIVQLRSLPLRPGGEHIGALVLVHDVTDLRHRERALLTKDATIREIHHRVKNNLQTVAALLRLQARRMAVPEARDALEESVRRVSSIAVVHETLTGTLDEAMSFDEVADRVLAMVAEVSGTAVKVERDGSFGVLPAEVATPLAMALSELVHNAVEHGYGDQGGGQVDVVVDASAADRLTVAVVD
- a CDS encoding GNAT family N-acetyltransferase; the protein is MEDPAALLAAYDDELRTDAETPSAVAVAVHGPLRLVTFAGGRGFVTYRDLNGADEAGIRTLVRGALEHFAADPEIDRVEWKTRGHDRAPGLHDALVDRGFVPEEPESIMIGEASALAADVRLPPGVTTRRISEAADVRAMSAMADEVFGDPVSDAMADALLRRLSFDDGMELWVAEAEGTMIAAGRLEPVPGTRFAGIWGGATREEWRGRGIYRALTANRARSALRVGKTLIHSDSTEYSRPILERSGLIKVSTTTPYHWRR
- a CDS encoding PilT/PilU family type 4a pilus ATPase; amino-acid sequence: MTSLMIEPFLRALVECGGSDLHCKVGSPPRVRIDGRLRKLETRDLTSADTEQMVHEVLREDLVEEFDRTNEADFAYSLSGVGRFRVNAFRSRGSAGLVFRRVSVGAIPLADLGLPVVLETLALEPRGLVLVTGPTGSGKTTTLAGMIDHINVNREVHCVTIEDPIEVLHFDKLAMINQREVRVDTEDFVVALRAAMRQDPDVILVGEMRDQETVKAALAASETGHFVMSTLHTTDAQETISRVVDFFPPHEQKQIRMSLAGALRGIICQRLVPRADGEGRCVAMEVCINTGRVADAIVDPEKTSGINGLIAEGSYYGMQTFDQHLVSLIRDGVITLDAAMIASTNPHDLTVELRRVGLVA
- a CDS encoding biotin/lipoyl-binding carrier protein, whose product is MAVAEVLAEMVANVWKVVANAGDPIDEGDTIVILESMKMEIPVLAEDSGTLVELRVTEGQVVQEGDVIAVIG
- a CDS encoding enoyl-CoA hydratase-related protein gives rise to the protein MTEVEVSRVGGVAHVTINREDARNALSAAVLQALLDAVREAAADTETRVVVIASAGERVFCAGADLAVMADDATGLERHDGRGLLAQLVVAMRECPVPVVARVQGICLAGGVGLALACDVVLARRSASFGLPEVDRGLWPFMVSALLARHMSPKHAMDRMLTGERFDAETAYHYGLVSRVFPDESFDTDVERYVEKLAGAPPVAVRLGKAAWVAASETAGLPVALEAMQAQLSLLTTTADAAEGIAAFFDKRAPRWTGR
- a CDS encoding biotin carboxylase N-terminal domain-containing protein produces the protein MFESLLVANRGEIARRVMRTARSMGLRTIAVHSEVDAALPFVREADEAVLLGPAPPAESYLAVDKILEAARRTAAEAIHPGYGFLAESAEFAEAVLAAGIGWVGPPPEAIRAMGDKISARNLMAAAGVPVAAGTAAPVDTIKAALEAAHEIGYPLMVKASAGGGGIGMGVATDDEGLRAAFETARSRAERFFGSPSILLERFIVNARHVEVQVLGLADGRVVAIGERDCSVQRRHQKVAEETPSPGVSAELRRRMLTGAVLAGEAVGYRNAGTIECLVDPAGQDYVFLEMNTRLQVEHPVTELVSGIDLVEEQLRIAAGDPPAADLTDIRSDGHALELRVYAEDPVRFLPSPGEVRVWDEPEGDGVRVDAGYAAGTTVTPYYDPLLAKLCVWGADRAQALERARAAVSQFRIEGIKTNLPFFTELLADPAFRSGDYDTGLIERMRS
- the rsrA gene encoding mycothiol system anti-sigma-R factor: MSCGNPHEVDCVEVIRQVYLYLDGEIGDSAKAEVREHLDECGPCLREFGIEQEVKALVARCCGSDLAPEHLKQRIRVKLEEVRLEISTVEYRAE